Part of the bacterium genome is shown below.
TCTTGATGGCTAAAGTCATGAAGCTTGGTTGATTGTTACTCATTCTGGCACTCCTTTCCGCGTTATTAGAAAATTGGAACCGGAATTCCGTCCCACTTTCCTCTATCCATCCTCTGTGAAATTTTCACAACCCGTCTTTCTCGCAAATCGACGAGAAACTCGAGAATAGGATTAAAGCCGAGGCTGCTCTTCACAATCTCTTCCCCTCGCGCTTCGGAAGATGAGAGAATCGGCTCGGTGATCAAGATCACAAGAGAGTCGCTGTTAAAGCGGGAGGAGTTGCCATGACCGCCGGGATTTCCTATCACATCGTGAGCGTGTCCCATGCCTTCCAGCCCAAGCTCAGGGATGTTCCATTCGTGCGGCACGATGTACAGCAACAACTTGCGCGAGGCGCGGCCGGCCAGCAACGATTGCACACTCGCCTCAGCGGTCGCAATGCGGATTGCTTCCGCTGCTTTCTCCTTTTCAAGCGGCGCGACAGAGACCGCGGCTTGATCATCGCTGTAAACTGCGGTGAGCCGTGACAGCGCATAGTCGCGTGCGGCAAATCCGGCCGCGGCGACGAGTCCCATATAGATCACGTACACGACAAACAATGCAAGAATTCTCGATGCACCTGCTTTCGGGAACAGAGCGGGAATTCTTGACAGCCTGGCTTCCAGAGATTTGGGGAGAAACCTGCCGGTCTGCTCGAGATACTTTTGGTAAGATTCACCGTATCGCTGCAAACAATACTTTTCCTCTGACTTTGCAAGGAAGTAATAAAGAAACAGCATGGTCGCGTACATCAGGTACGCGATGAACCGCGGCCAGTAAATTGTGCATCCCAGTCCGACCAGCGCCAACGCCGCATACTGAGGATGGCGGATCACCCGATACAGACCGCGCGAGACCTGCCCTGTCCCCCTGAACTTGGCCCAATAAATCTGAACAAAGCCGGCCAAGAAAAGAACGAGTCCGATTAGTATCACC
Proteins encoded:
- a CDS encoding isoprenylcysteine carboxylmethyltransferase family protein → MHNPKSLSKGLAASAWLAYAVIVFEILYMISPFALYYYSLYAPPLRWLQSHETTAFLTLSILPHFSHQSSFVISVLQLMAWPVILIGLVLFLAGFVQIYWAKFRGTGQVSRGLYRVIRHPQYAALALVGLGCTIYWPRFIAYLMYATMLFLYYFLAKSEEKYCLQRYGESYQKYLEQTGRFLPKSLEARLSRIPALFPKAGASRILALFVVYVIYMGLVAAAGFAARDYALSRLTAVYSDDQAAVSVAPLEKEKAAEAIRIATAEASVQSLLAGRASRKLLLYIVPHEWNIPELGLEGMGHAHDVIGNPGGHGNSSRFNSDSLVILITEPILSSSEARGEEIVKSSLGFNPILEFLVDLRERRVVKISQRMDRGKWDGIPVPIF